From Nitrospira sp., the proteins below share one genomic window:
- the era gene encoding GTPase Era — protein MKFGTVAIIGRSNVGKSTLMNRLLGEKIAIVSEKPQTTRTRILGVAHVPGAQIAFLDTPGLHKPDHLLNRRMVRTTVDTLDDADVLYVIMEAVHLPGPGDLAAIGHVKTALADHPRPVILVINKVDLVNKLKLLPVIEAYARLFPWTEVVPVSAETGDNVDRLLAVTVAHLPEGEAVYDEDMVTDQSMRTLAGEMIREKILQATEQEVPYSVAVEIEQFVEEGKLARIHAVILVERETQKGILIGKHGDRLKAISTQARLDMERLFRMKVFLEVWVKVRESWREDEQTLAELGY, from the coding sequence ATGAAGTTCGGGACGGTGGCGATCATCGGCCGCTCCAACGTCGGGAAATCGACGTTGATGAACCGGCTGCTGGGCGAAAAGATTGCGATTGTCTCGGAGAAGCCGCAGACGACGCGGACGAGAATTCTGGGCGTGGCCCATGTGCCTGGCGCGCAGATTGCGTTTCTCGATACGCCCGGCTTGCACAAGCCCGATCACCTGTTGAACCGCCGGATGGTGCGGACGACGGTGGACACGCTGGATGACGCCGATGTGCTGTACGTGATCATGGAGGCGGTTCATCTGCCGGGTCCCGGCGATCTGGCGGCGATCGGCCATGTGAAAACCGCGCTGGCGGATCATCCACGGCCGGTGATTCTGGTCATCAACAAAGTCGATCTAGTCAATAAGCTGAAGCTGCTGCCCGTGATCGAGGCCTATGCCAGATTGTTCCCCTGGACGGAGGTGGTCCCGGTCTCGGCGGAAACCGGGGACAATGTCGATCGTTTGTTGGCGGTGACGGTGGCGCATCTCCCCGAAGGCGAGGCGGTGTATGACGAGGATATGGTCACGGATCAATCGATGCGGACGCTGGCGGGGGAGATGATCCGCGAGAAGATTTTGCAGGCCACGGAGCAGGAAGTGCCCTATTCGGTGGCGGTGGAGATCGAGCAGTTTGTGGAAGAAGGCAAGCTGGCCCGCATTCATGCCGTGATCCTGGTGGAGCGTGAAACCCAGAAGGGGATTCTCATCGGGAAACATGGTGACCGGTTGAAGGCGATCAGCACGCAGGCGCGCTTGGATATGGAGCGCCTGTTCCGGATGAAAGTATTTCTTGAGGTGTGGGTAAAGGTGCGGGAATCCTGGCGGGAAGACGAGCAGACGCTCGCCGAATTGGGCTATTGA
- a CDS encoding polysaccharide biosynthesis/export family protein has product MRFVTSWFLVVVMVYGTTGCVQEQVNYKVDLVPPGEFLLGPEDVLIVTVWKNQDLSREVVIRPDGMISMPLIGDVPAANMTANNLAKRISDRLTEYMASPIVSVQLKEVNSYFIYVMGEISKPGKYPLKSYANIMQGISLAGGFTPFAKKNKIKVLRVTTNGSAEKQQIEIPVEFDNILKGNATVGNFYLRSGDVIVVP; this is encoded by the coding sequence ATGCGGTTTGTAACCAGTTGGTTTCTTGTTGTGGTTATGGTGTATGGCACGACTGGCTGTGTCCAAGAGCAGGTCAACTATAAAGTTGATTTAGTGCCGCCGGGTGAGTTTCTGTTAGGTCCGGAGGACGTGCTGATCGTAACGGTGTGGAAGAACCAGGACCTTTCTCGGGAAGTGGTAATTCGTCCGGACGGTATGATTTCGATGCCATTGATCGGGGATGTGCCTGCGGCGAATATGACGGCGAATAATCTTGCCAAACGCATTAGCGATCGACTCACCGAATATATGGCGTCTCCCATTGTGTCGGTACAGCTTAAAGAGGTGAATAGCTATTTCATTTATGTGATGGGGGAGATTTCGAAGCCGGGTAAATATCCGCTGAAGTCCTACGCTAATATTATGCAAGGGATTTCCCTGGCAGGCGGGTTTACTCCCTTCGCGAAGAAAAACAAAATTAAGGTGTTGCGTGTGACGACAAACGGCTCAGCAGAAAAGCAACAGATCGAAATTCCTGTCGAATTTGACAATATTCTAAAGGGAAATGCCACGGTGGGAAACTTCTACCTCCGGTCTGGCGACGTGATTGTGGTGCCCTAG
- a CDS encoding PilZ domain-containing protein: MAQGEWEWATVDCLKNHSERVALLRPIPYEMTSPVERFSEGPSEGRALSLNISNGGMLLLMDQAPDVEQVLKVYVPTPISAAETPTLAEVRWTRKLPFGPAKDRGAYFVGLKFMF, from the coding sequence GTGGCACAGGGAGAGTGGGAATGGGCGACGGTCGATTGTCTAAAAAATCACAGTGAGCGGGTGGCCTTATTGCGGCCGATTCCCTACGAGATGACGTCCCCGGTCGAACGCTTTTCCGAGGGGCCTTCAGAGGGGCGGGCATTGTCGCTCAATATCAGCAACGGAGGGATGTTATTGCTGATGGATCAGGCTCCAGATGTTGAGCAGGTGTTGAAGGTATATGTTCCGACTCCGATCAGTGCGGCGGAGACGCCCACGCTTGCTGAAGTGCGGTGGACGAGAAAATTGCCGTTCGGACCGGCAAAAGATAGAGGGGCGTATTTTGTTGGCCTGAAGTTTATGTTTTGA
- a CDS encoding AAA family ATPase, whose translation MNIQALTPEDLLRVSLKRKWWILASVVVCIALAYVVWMYFPRVFKSTAILTVDSPRIAKEYVKGVSPDGKAYEDPAVAVMQQVSIGLTSKTILMPVLETLKPYPEAERASPDQLMKRLRKAVTIGRPKDGVGVSISYVHSDPRMAQEVLALLCLKLQEDNLKRRENLVETTTEFLSAELERVKGDLEAKERAISDFKRAHMGELPQQMDANLRTLDRLQVNLVSTSDSLNKLGERLTALEKAIKEFSDLGQAGIVSERPQRVGDIRPIDSRVAKLRDLKQKLNELLGVYKENYPDIVYLKQEISRLESVMSDEPGQASVDGEAGKLDGNYGNSSKPVDPYLRELMKERSEVKSEIAFLKEKQALAVRQIKELESRVERAPIREQSLAELLRDYENMQKGYQSLLDKRTNARIVENYESRQFGEQYRIIEAPNFPYTQEPPTLLHFLLGGFALGCLIGFGSAIGLECLKTGFRRPEEVESLLGFPVIASIPAFSTVMSGLGVKRAQALLAGPAMSTSATVSVPSYLGYRNEEDREGQGRKKEPANSGGSLPPTFHLVAKWGAASLMAEQYRVAATRLILMTVEKQNVVTLVTSSVMSEGKTTTAANLAYILAHDLGKSTLLIDCDFKRPMVHEYMGIPAAPGVGDVLQGGELLENCIHQCDGVPLWILPSGSSGVRPVGLSGIQYVKSILPEVKRRYDYVILDGPPVMPLADVNVLGGMADMTAFVVRAGTTNQDIVKKALKVLGDKTETVIVLTQIEMEHAPYFMYAAAYANEDSGIRA comes from the coding sequence ATGAATATACAGGCGCTCACTCCAGAAGATTTACTCAGGGTATCGCTCAAGAGGAAGTGGTGGATTCTTGCCAGTGTGGTCGTGTGTATAGCCTTGGCTTATGTGGTCTGGATGTATTTCCCAAGGGTCTTCAAGTCAACTGCCATCCTAACCGTCGATAGCCCGAGAATTGCTAAGGAGTATGTGAAGGGGGTTTCCCCAGATGGGAAGGCGTATGAGGATCCAGCAGTGGCCGTCATGCAGCAGGTTTCCATCGGTCTCACTAGCAAAACTATCCTCATGCCGGTGCTTGAGACCCTTAAGCCGTATCCCGAGGCGGAGCGGGCATCGCCGGACCAGTTGATGAAACGGCTGCGCAAAGCCGTGACAATTGGCAGGCCGAAGGACGGAGTGGGGGTATCAATTTCCTATGTTCACTCGGACCCTCGTATGGCGCAGGAGGTGTTAGCGCTTCTGTGTTTGAAGCTGCAAGAGGATAATTTGAAGCGGCGTGAAAACCTTGTTGAGACCACGACGGAATTTCTTTCTGCGGAACTTGAAAGGGTGAAAGGCGATCTTGAAGCCAAAGAACGTGCGATTTCAGATTTTAAGCGGGCGCATATGGGAGAGCTGCCGCAACAGATGGATGCCAATCTCCGCACCCTCGACCGGCTGCAGGTTAACCTGGTAAGTACCAGCGATTCGTTGAATAAATTGGGGGAGCGGCTGACTGCCTTGGAAAAAGCAATTAAAGAGTTTTCAGATCTGGGACAGGCAGGAATCGTTTCCGAGCGACCGCAGCGGGTAGGCGATATCCGGCCCATTGATTCTCGCGTCGCAAAGCTTCGAGATCTGAAGCAAAAGTTAAATGAACTCTTGGGGGTTTACAAGGAGAATTACCCGGATATCGTATATCTGAAACAGGAAATCTCACGGTTGGAGTCGGTGATGTCGGATGAGCCGGGGCAAGCCAGTGTGGACGGGGAGGCCGGGAAGCTTGATGGCAACTACGGGAATTCTTCGAAGCCTGTCGATCCATATTTGCGAGAGTTGATGAAAGAGCGTAGCGAAGTGAAGAGTGAGATAGCCTTTTTAAAGGAAAAGCAGGCTCTAGCTGTTCGGCAAATCAAAGAGCTTGAGTCTCGTGTCGAGCGGGCGCCTATAAGGGAACAAAGTTTGGCTGAGTTGCTTAGAGATTATGAGAATATGCAGAAGGGCTATCAGTCCCTGCTTGATAAACGGACGAATGCCAGAATTGTAGAGAATTATGAGAGCCGTCAATTTGGGGAGCAATATCGAATTATTGAGGCGCCTAATTTCCCCTATACGCAGGAGCCTCCGACATTGCTCCATTTTTTGCTGGGTGGTTTTGCTCTAGGCTGCCTTATTGGGTTCGGGTCAGCTATTGGTTTGGAGTGCCTCAAGACAGGATTTCGCCGGCCGGAGGAGGTTGAAAGTCTTCTTGGCTTTCCCGTCATCGCTTCTATCCCGGCGTTCTCAACTGTGATGAGCGGACTGGGGGTGAAGCGCGCCCAGGCCTTATTGGCTGGTCCTGCCATGTCCACGAGCGCGACGGTCTCTGTGCCATCCTATCTTGGGTATCGTAATGAGGAAGATAGGGAGGGGCAGGGGCGTAAAAAAGAGCCAGCTAACTCTGGCGGGAGCTTGCCTCCGACATTCCACCTCGTTGCGAAGTGGGGGGCGGCCTCGTTGATGGCCGAGCAATATCGAGTGGCTGCGACCCGATTAATCCTCATGACGGTTGAAAAACAGAATGTGGTCACGCTCGTGACCAGCAGCGTGATGAGTGAAGGCAAAACAACAACGGCTGCCAATCTCGCGTATATTTTGGCGCACGATCTCGGTAAGTCCACTTTGCTTATCGATTGTGACTTCAAGCGCCCTATGGTGCATGAATATATGGGGATTCCCGCTGCTCCTGGTGTGGGTGATGTGCTGCAGGGGGGGGAGCTTCTTGAGAATTGCATCCATCAGTGCGATGGGGTGCCGCTCTGGATTTTGCCCTCTGGATCTTCCGGTGTGCGACCCGTCGGCCTGTCGGGCATTCAGTATGTAAAGAGCATTCTGCCAGAGGTCAAGAGACGCTATGACTATGTAATCTTGGATGGACCTCCGGTGATGCCGTTGGCGGATGTGAATGTTCTCGGTGGTATGGCGGATATGACGGCCTTCGTGGTTCGAGCTGGTACGACAAATCAGGATATCGTCAAGAAAGCGTTGAAGGTGCTCGGAGATAAGACGGAGACCGTTATTGTTTTGACTCAGATTGAAATGGAGCATGCTCCCTATTTTATGTATGCCGCAGCGTACGCCAATGAAGACAGTGGAATTCGAGCGTAA
- the mgtE gene encoding magnesium transporter — translation MIQPTEKPVEVKPVEPRPRSSDRDTIRETFRDQTERGQTKSDIVLLSVQRLLRRGAITNLAKMLGRMHPADVAKVVTHLSSPKDKREVFELVRGEMKRGQVLSELDGDSIQQVLADLLHSDIAWLLKDLGPDDVAYILGFLPEERGKEILALMKTEDSTEVADILKYPKDTAGGIMTTEFFSMSEDATAQEAIRRLQQATDAEMVFYIYVTDKDEHLVGVLSLRQLLTVPPATPLKNLMARDVISVAVDMDQEEVARQVASYNLLAIPVVEKDGRLVGIITVDDVVDVIREEATEDMLKMAGAIEEDSVSKSSSFGAAKVRLPWLFTNLIGSLLSGAILWYFRLTIQEVVAIVSFIPVIAAMGGNVGLQSSTLIIRGLATGLVELTDVRSVFFREVRIGLLMGLACGIMLTIVGWAWHQAFLGMVVGASLIIAFLVSTSMATIMPVILKRMGVDPAVAAGPFVTTANDITGITIYLSLATLFLEHLR, via the coding sequence GTGATACAGCCAACTGAAAAACCAGTCGAGGTGAAACCGGTCGAGCCTCGTCCACGTTCGTCGGATCGGGATACGATCCGTGAGACCTTCCGTGATCAAACGGAGCGCGGGCAGACCAAGTCGGATATCGTGCTGCTCTCCGTGCAGCGGCTGTTGCGCCGCGGCGCGATTACGAACCTTGCGAAGATGCTGGGCCGCATGCACCCGGCGGACGTCGCGAAGGTCGTGACCCACCTCTCCTCTCCCAAAGATAAGCGGGAAGTGTTCGAGCTGGTCCGCGGAGAAATGAAGCGCGGGCAGGTGTTGAGCGAGCTCGACGGCGACAGCATTCAGCAAGTCCTGGCCGATTTGCTGCATTCCGACATTGCCTGGCTGTTGAAGGATTTGGGGCCGGATGACGTCGCCTATATTCTCGGGTTCCTGCCGGAAGAGCGGGGCAAGGAAATCCTGGCCCTGATGAAAACGGAGGACTCGACCGAAGTCGCCGACATCCTGAAATACCCCAAAGATACGGCCGGTGGCATCATGACCACCGAGTTCTTCTCGATGTCCGAGGACGCGACCGCGCAGGAGGCGATTCGGCGGCTGCAACAGGCGACCGACGCCGAAATGGTGTTTTACATTTATGTGACGGACAAGGACGAGCATTTGGTCGGTGTGTTGTCGCTCCGCCAGCTGTTGACGGTTCCGCCGGCGACGCCGCTGAAGAATCTGATGGCGCGCGATGTGATCAGCGTGGCGGTCGATATGGACCAGGAGGAAGTGGCGCGGCAGGTGGCCAGCTACAACTTGCTGGCGATTCCGGTCGTGGAGAAAGACGGGAGGCTGGTCGGGATCATTACGGTAGATGACGTGGTGGACGTCATTCGTGAAGAGGCCACCGAAGACATGCTGAAGATGGCCGGCGCGATCGAGGAGGATTCGGTCTCCAAGTCGTCAAGCTTCGGGGCGGCCAAAGTCCGGCTTCCCTGGCTCTTCACAAATCTCATCGGAAGCCTCTTGTCCGGGGCCATTTTGTGGTATTTCCGCCTGACGATCCAGGAAGTCGTGGCCATTGTCAGTTTTATTCCCGTCATTGCCGCGATGGGCGGCAACGTGGGCTTGCAATCGTCCACACTGATTATCCGCGGGCTGGCGACCGGTTTGGTCGAATTGACCGATGTGCGCTCCGTATTTTTCCGCGAGGTCAGGATCGGGTTGCTCATGGGGCTCGCGTGCGGCATCATGCTGACCATCGTCGGGTGGGCGTGGCATCAGGCCTTTCTGGGCATGGTCGTGGGAGCGTCGCTGATCATTGCCTTTCTGGTTTCGACCAGTATGGCGACCATTATGCCGGTGATCTTGAAGCGCATGGGCGTAGATCCGGCCGTGGCGGCCGGCCCGTTCGTCACGACGGCTAACGATATTACCGGCATCACCATCTATCTCTCGCTGGCGACGTTGTTCTTGGAACATCTCCGGTGA
- a CDS encoding septum formation initiator family protein, translating to MIIKQNRGRQWLDWQRRMLTVAQVIGAGACVWLLAALLFGEMGLPRYLSMRDHAAQLDREILALRQENGGLRGDISRLQHDPAKIEQLARERLGYVRKGETVYQLSPESAKERPLQEGR from the coding sequence ATGATTATTAAACAAAACCGAGGCAGGCAGTGGCTGGACTGGCAGCGGCGTATGCTGACTGTGGCTCAGGTGATTGGGGCCGGGGCCTGTGTCTGGCTGCTGGCGGCGCTGCTCTTCGGTGAGATGGGGCTGCCGCGCTATCTGTCGATGCGGGATCATGCGGCGCAATTGGATCGCGAAATTCTGGCGTTGCGGCAGGAGAATGGCGGGTTGCGCGGAGATATTTCACGGTTACAGCACGATCCGGCCAAGATCGAGCAGTTGGCTCGAGAGCGGTTGGGCTATGTCCGAAAGGGGGAAACGGTGTATCAGCTTTCACCGGAGTCCGCGAAAGAGCGGCCTCTTCAGGAGGGGCGATGA
- a CDS encoding DUF971 domain-containing protein, which produces MSTETELYPKDMQWLEKGVLGIEWSDGHKGVYPVRALRLHCPCAACVDEWSGERRLKPDDVPLFIMAQDIQPVGRYALQFSWSDGHDTGIYSYALLRQLCQCNVCMPVKPVEPKSRRLL; this is translated from the coding sequence GTGAGTACTGAAACAGAACTGTATCCCAAAGACATGCAGTGGCTTGAGAAGGGTGTCTTGGGCATCGAGTGGAGCGATGGGCACAAAGGTGTCTATCCCGTTCGGGCGCTCAGGCTCCATTGCCCTTGTGCCGCCTGCGTTGATGAGTGGTCTGGCGAGCGCCGACTGAAGCCCGACGATGTGCCCTTGTTCATCATGGCGCAGGATATTCAGCCGGTGGGCCGGTACGCGCTGCAATTTTCGTGGAGTGACGGCCATGATACGGGGATCTACTCGTATGCGCTGTTGCGGCAGCTCTGCCAATGTAATGTCTGCATGCCGGTCAAGCCGGTCGAGCCGAAAAGCCGCCGATTGTTATAA
- a CDS encoding polysaccharide biosynthesis/export family protein, which produces MNVQGVLSLIMVAALSIASEAVAQHKSTVSSSVQDSGLEKSSLIVTTDYIIGPEDVLDITVWKNADLSKIVQVRPDGKISLPLIGDVVAVNRTSAQLTEEISTRLKAYMENPTVSIVVKEVNSYAIFVLGEVVKPGRYPLKSKTTLLQAVTLASGFTPAASRNKIVIFRFAKDGEPLTKIKASYDDIVLRDGTNQNIELKPGDTIVVPSESMVVIPGR; this is translated from the coding sequence ATGAATGTGCAGGGTGTTCTGTCGTTGATAATGGTAGCCGCTCTAAGCATTGCGTCGGAAGCGGTAGCCCAGCATAAGTCTACGGTGTCTAGCTCTGTGCAGGATTCAGGTTTAGAGAAGTCTTCGCTGATCGTCACAACGGATTATATTATTGGCCCGGAAGATGTGCTGGATATCACTGTGTGGAAAAACGCAGATCTTTCCAAAATCGTGCAAGTTCGTCCCGATGGCAAGATTTCATTGCCGTTGATCGGAGATGTGGTGGCAGTCAACCGAACCAGCGCACAATTGACCGAAGAGATTTCCACCCGGTTGAAGGCCTATATGGAAAATCCGACCGTGTCTATAGTTGTGAAAGAGGTCAATAGTTATGCCATTTTCGTGCTGGGGGAAGTTGTCAAGCCGGGGCGCTATCCATTGAAGAGTAAGACGACACTGCTTCAGGCGGTTACGCTAGCAAGTGGGTTTACGCCAGCCGCATCCAGAAACAAGATCGTAATATTTCGCTTTGCAAAAGACGGAGAGCCGTTGACGAAGATCAAGGCAAGTTATGATGACATTGTCCTGCGGGATGGAACGAATCAAAATATTGAACTGAAGCCCGGCGATACCATCGTGGTGCCATCTGAGTCGATGGTGGTCATTCCGGGCCGGTAG
- the glgA gene encoding glycogen synthase GlgA: MSEPYDTHSLKIVMAASEAVPYAKTGGLADVVGALPGELARLGHDVTLILPRYRSFHTHARALRVVGTISVQTAKGLVDATLEEELLPTGSHSLPVRILAVRHDPYFDREGLYQGLGGDYPDNLDRFVFFSRAILEVVACLAKMGQQTPHVLHLHDWQTALCAVYVKTVERHRKEFQNIKTVLTLHNVGYQGLFPGNQFAATGLPDSLFTPAGLEFYGSVNLLKGGMIFADVVSTVSPTYAKEIMTSAYGFGLEGVLAGRKDGVLGITNGIDVEGWNPETDASLPARYSKTDLSGKRVCKRALQQEVGLPNSAMPLMGVIGRLTSQKGFDLLVEIIPELMALGVQLVILGTGDRDLEGRFREAQARYPQQIGLSLGFDEGLAHRVEAGADIVVMPSRYEPCGLTQLYSLRYGTVPIVRKTGGLADTVVPYKPSTLQAGEATGFHFDEISADALLSVVLLALKVYEDEQAWRSLQQAGMSVDSSWARAAREYTAVFRGVAVHR, from the coding sequence ATGTCAGAACCTTACGATACACATAGCCTGAAAATTGTGATGGCCGCATCAGAAGCGGTGCCGTACGCCAAGACCGGTGGGCTGGCGGATGTGGTTGGGGCCTTGCCGGGCGAATTGGCCAGGTTGGGGCACGACGTCACCCTGATTCTTCCTCGGTACCGGAGTTTCCATACTCACGCACGCGCGCTTCGAGTCGTCGGCACGATTTCGGTGCAGACTGCCAAGGGGCTGGTCGATGCGACGCTGGAAGAAGAGCTGCTTCCTACTGGTTCGCACAGCTTGCCGGTGCGGATATTGGCCGTTCGGCACGACCCCTACTTCGATCGAGAGGGGTTGTACCAAGGACTGGGAGGGGATTATCCGGATAATCTCGATCGGTTCGTATTTTTTAGCCGGGCGATTCTTGAGGTAGTGGCGTGTTTGGCCAAGATGGGACAGCAGACGCCACATGTGCTGCATTTGCATGATTGGCAGACGGCGCTCTGCGCGGTGTACGTAAAAACCGTAGAGCGTCATCGGAAGGAGTTCCAGAATATCAAGACGGTGCTCACGTTGCATAATGTGGGGTATCAAGGCCTTTTCCCTGGCAATCAGTTTGCGGCAACGGGTTTGCCGGACTCACTCTTTACCCCTGCCGGACTCGAGTTCTACGGCTCGGTGAATCTATTGAAGGGTGGGATGATATTTGCGGATGTCGTCTCGACCGTCAGTCCGACCTATGCAAAAGAAATTATGACTTCTGCGTATGGATTTGGATTGGAAGGCGTGCTGGCTGGTCGCAAAGATGGCGTACTCGGGATTACGAATGGGATCGATGTAGAGGGTTGGAATCCTGAAACGGACGCATCTCTTCCTGCCCGATATTCAAAAACCGATCTGTCGGGCAAGCGAGTCTGTAAACGAGCGCTGCAGCAGGAGGTGGGACTTCCCAATTCAGCGATGCCTCTTATGGGCGTGATTGGGCGGCTGACTTCACAAAAGGGGTTTGATCTCCTCGTGGAAATTATCCCTGAGCTGATGGCGCTCGGGGTGCAGCTGGTCATATTGGGAACGGGTGATCGGGATCTCGAAGGCCGGTTCCGGGAGGCGCAGGCACGGTACCCGCAACAAATTGGATTGTCTCTCGGATTTGATGAAGGGCTGGCCCATCGCGTGGAGGCCGGGGCGGATATCGTGGTGATGCCGTCGCGCTATGAGCCATGCGGGCTGACCCAGCTCTATAGTTTGCGGTATGGCACGGTGCCGATCGTGAGAAAAACGGGGGGACTGGCCGATACGGTCGTGCCGTACAAGCCGAGCACGCTTCAGGCGGGGGAAGCGACGGGCTTTCACTTTGACGAAATATCGGCGGATGCGTTGCTCTCAGTCGTCCTCTTAGCCTTGAAGGTCTATGAGGATGAGCAGGCGTGGAGATCTCTTCAGCAAGCCGGGATGTCTGTCGATAGTTCCTGGGCGCGGGCGGCAAGGGAATATACTGCCGTGTTTCGAGGCGTAGCGGTACATCGTTGA
- a CDS encoding LuxR C-terminal-related transcriptional regulator, whose amino-acid sequence MVLTASMQLLHMNRQASELAKKINAAEQSGNAARSAHGVLPAALTELCGEIIKALHVRTEAKDWEQFEIKRVTGDPNQPVLLRGFGLPDRGGVDHARLVVTMEELGRKQNLNTDLAREKFQLTNREQAVVEHLAKGWTNKEIANALQITEQTVKEHIKHIMRKTTATTRTGILVQIFNS is encoded by the coding sequence GTGGTGCTGACCGCTTCGATGCAGTTGCTCCATATGAATCGGCAGGCCTCCGAACTTGCCAAAAAGATCAATGCTGCTGAACAGAGCGGAAATGCAGCGAGATCTGCTCACGGAGTCCTTCCCGCCGCCCTTACAGAGTTGTGCGGAGAGATCATCAAAGCCCTCCATGTGCGAACTGAGGCCAAGGACTGGGAACAATTTGAGATCAAGCGGGTCACAGGTGACCCAAATCAGCCCGTACTGCTTCGAGGATTTGGCCTCCCTGATCGGGGGGGAGTGGATCATGCGCGCCTCGTTGTCACGATGGAAGAGCTTGGCCGAAAACAAAACCTCAATACGGATCTGGCCAGAGAGAAGTTTCAACTCACCAATCGCGAACAAGCTGTGGTCGAACATCTTGCGAAAGGCTGGACAAATAAGGAAATTGCCAACGCCCTTCAAATCACGGAGCAAACCGTGAAAGAACACATCAAGCACATCATGCGCAAGACGACCGCCACCACAAGAACTGGGATTCTCGTTCAAATCTTCAATTCTTAA
- the recO gene encoding DNA repair protein RecO: MPLVKTAAIILKSRKWGEADRIVTFYTKELGKIRGVARGARRMKSRFGASLEPFTRCHLNLFEKPGDSLYRISHVDVLESCQSLREELGLMACAARMVNVVGAVTPDGDPDPSLFETLAQGLGSLKASRDPVLTALLFQIRLLGLTGFRPQTDHCAACGMTRLMGDPHFSPLAGGFVCLSCAARQMARCVAMSRGSLSFLQQAIRMAPSLLTRLKATGQVRAEVEQAIEGYVTVVAGRRLPPVDFLAAMPSV, encoded by the coding sequence ATGCCCCTCGTAAAGACCGCCGCCATCATCCTCAAAAGCCGCAAATGGGGCGAGGCGGACCGGATCGTGACGTTCTATACGAAAGAATTGGGGAAGATTCGCGGAGTGGCTCGCGGCGCCAGGCGGATGAAAAGCCGGTTTGGCGCGTCGCTGGAACCGTTTACACGATGCCATTTGAATTTGTTCGAGAAACCCGGCGATTCGCTCTACCGCATTTCGCATGTGGATGTGCTCGAGTCCTGCCAGTCGTTGCGGGAAGAGCTGGGGTTGATGGCTTGCGCCGCGCGCATGGTCAATGTGGTGGGCGCGGTGACGCCGGACGGCGATCCGGATCCATCGCTCTTTGAGACGCTGGCGCAGGGACTGGGTTCGCTCAAAGCGAGCCGCGATCCGGTGTTGACGGCGCTGCTTTTCCAGATTCGGCTCTTAGGCCTCACCGGATTTCGCCCGCAAACCGATCATTGTGCGGCCTGCGGGATGACGCGCTTGATGGGGGATCCGCATTTCTCCCCGCTGGCGGGTGGGTTCGTCTGTCTGAGCTGCGCGGCCAGGCAGATGGCGCGTTGTGTGGCGATGTCGCGGGGAAGTCTGTCATTTCTGCAACAGGCGATCCGGATGGCGCCTTCGCTGCTGACGAGGCTCAAAGCCACCGGCCAGGTGCGGGCCGAGGTCGAGCAGGCGATCGAAGGGTATGTGACCGTGGTGGCGGGCCGGCGGTTGCCACCGGTGGATTTCTTGGCGGCCATGCCGTCAGTCTAA